From Watersipora subatra chromosome 8, tzWatSuba1.1, whole genome shotgun sequence, a single genomic window includes:
- the LOC137402492 gene encoding uncharacterized protein, whose product MGLSEEQYEMLACLTAPRKPKEVDAEDLIELLRRHYGATTNKMMERAKFREVKKSLSESVSEFVLKLRSQARTCEFQANLEENLLEQFRIGVNSKTVRDRISAMPADRQADLSEVVAIARQVEIEEKLDSMSVTTPPAVDVSAVRKQRRHGKKSSTPSSTVKKKACFWCMSEKHLSSSTDCPALHHNCTTCHKKGHFAGSKFCN is encoded by the coding sequence ATGGGACTGTCAGAAGAGCAATATGAAATGCTGGCCTGCCTAACTGCACCAAGGAAGCCAAAAGAAGTGGATGCAGAGGATTTAATTGAGCTGCTGCGAAGGCATTATGGAGCAACAACGAACAAGATGATGGAGCGGGCGAAATTCAGAGAGGTGAAAAAAAGTCTATCAGAGTCAGTTTCAGAGTTTGTGCTGAAACTACGATCTCAAGCTCGAACGTGTGAGTTTCAGGCTAACTTGGAAGAAAATCTGCTAGAACAGTTCCGGATAGGTGTCAATAGTAAGACAGTTCGGGACAGGATTTCAGCAATGCCAGCTGACAGACAAGCAGACCTTTCCGAAGTGGTAGCCATAGCTCGACAAGTGGAGATTGAGGAGAAATTAGACTCGATGAGTGTCACCACCCCACCTGCAGTCGATGTCTCAGCTGTAAGGAAGCAAAGGAGGCATGGTAAGAAATCGTCTACTCCTAGTTCTACTGTTAAGAAGAAAGCATGTTTCTGGTGTATGAGCGAGAAACATCTTAGCAGCAGTACAGATTGTCCAGCCCTGCACCATAACTGTACCACATGCCACAAAAAAGGACACTTTGCGGGATCTAAATTCTGTAATTGA